The following coding sequences are from one Triticum aestivum cultivar Chinese Spring chromosome 5A, IWGSC CS RefSeq v2.1, whole genome shotgun sequence window:
- the LOC123102114 gene encoding cation/H(+) antiporter 19: protein MAGHAAAGVCAAPMQATSHGAFQGDNPLDYALPLAILQICLVVVVTRGLAYLLRPLRQPRVIAEIIGGVLLGPSALGRSSKFLHAVFPAKSLPVLDTLANLGLLFFLFLVGLELDIAAIRRTGKKALAIALAGISVPFALGIGTSFAFRATIVKGAPQAPFLVFMGVALSITAFPVLARILAELKLLTTDIGRMAMSAAAVNDVAAWILLALAVALSGDGSPIISLWVLLTATGFVIAVCVLLRPLLAWMAHRSPEGEPVKEVYICATLAIVLAAGFVTDVIGIHALFGAFMVGIVVPKDGPFAGVLIEKVEDLISGLFLPLYFVSSGLKTDVATIRGAKSWGLLVLVILNACLGKIGGTVLASLIVKIPVREAVALGFLMNTKGLVELIVLNIGRDRKVLNDESFAIMVLMALFTTFITTPIVMAIYKPARPSAPYKRRTVEGGAPADADSELRVLACFHSNRNIPTLLNLVESTRGTGRHRLAMYAMHLVELSERSSAISMVHRTRRNAMPFFNSGDKTEQMVVAFEAFQQLSAVRVKPMTAISDLETIHRDVIDSAAEKRAAVVIMPYHKLLQHDGSFHSLGSQYHAVNKRVLRGAPCSVAILVDRGLGGHSQVAAKNVEFSVAMLFFGGADDREALAYATRMSEHPGVAVTVTRFRPSRPSSGDAADEAAMEAFKGKVEAVKDGSAMYEDVEASAKEEVLQAINSLSKSNMFVVGRMPLTEPLVERPEELGPVGSYLASSEFKTSASVLVIKRYDPATNPASKRFDPKARPPVATDVEDEEMGGAGGSASVVPVPWTPQNDLA from the coding sequence GGTGGAGTCCTGCTGGGCCCGTCGGCGTTGGGCCGGAGCAGCAAGTTCTTGCACGCCGTCTTCCCGGCCAAGAGCCTGCCGGTGCTGGACACGCTGGCCAACCTCGGCTTGCTCTTCTTCCTGTTCCTCGTCGGCCTCGAGCTCGACATCGCCGCCATCCGCCGCACCGGCAAGAAGGCCCTCGCCATCGCGCTCGCTGGCATCTCCGTCCCGTTCGCGCTCGGCATCGGCACGTCGTTCGCCTTCCGCGCCACCATCGTCAAGGGCGCTCCACAGGCACCGTTCCTCGTCTTCATGGGTGTCGCGCTCTCCATCACCGCCTTCCCGGTGCTCGCTCGCATCCTGGCCGAGCTGAAGCTTCTCACCACCGACATCGGCCGCATGGCCATGTCCGCAGCGGCGGTCAATGACGTCGCCGCCTGGATCCTGTTGGCCCTCGCTGTTGCACTCTCTGGAGACGGCTCGCCGATCATCTCGCTCTGGGTGCTCCTCACAGCTACCGGCTTTGTCATCGCCGTTTGCGTTCTCCTCCGGCCGTTGTTGGCGTGGATGGCGCACCGGTCTCCCGAGGGTGAGCCGGTCAAGGAGGTGTACATTTGTGCCACCCTCGCCATCGTCCTCGCTGCCGGCTTCGTCACCGATGTCATCGGCATCCACGCGCTGTTCGGGGCGTTCATGGTCGGCATCGTCGTCCCCAAGGACGGGCCGTTTGCCGGCGTGCTCATCGAGAAGGTTGAGGACCTCATCTCGGGGCTCTTCCTCCCGCTCTACTTCGTCTCCAGTGGCCTCAAGACGGACGTGGCCACTATCCGGGGAGCCAAGTCGTGGGGCCTATTAGTGCTCGTCATCCTCAACGCCTGCCTCGGCAAGATCGGCGGCACTGTGCTCGCGTCACTGATCGTCAAGATCCCCGTCAGGGAGGCGGTCGCGCTGGGGTTCCTGATGAACACCAAGGGGCTCGTGGAGCTCATCGTCCTCAACATCGGCAGGGACCGCAAGGTGCTCAACGACGAGTCCTTCGCCATCATGGTGCTCATGGCCCTATTCACCACCTTCATCACGACGCCGATCGTCATGGCCATCTACAAGCCCGCGCGGCCATCGGCGCCGTACAAGCGCCGCACCGTGGAGGGCGGCGCACCGGCGGACGCGGACAGCGAGCTGCGCGTGCTCGCCTGCTTCCACAGCAACCGCAACATCCCGACGCTGCTCAACCTCGTGGAGTCGACCCGGGGCACGGGGCGGCACCGCCTCGCCATGTACGCCATGCACCTGGTGGAGCTCTCGGAGCGGTCGTCGGCCATCTCCATGGTGCACCGCACGCGCCGCAACGCCATGCCCTTCTTCAACAGCGGGGACAAGACGGAGCAGATGGTGGTGGCCTTCGAGGCGTTCCAGCAGCTGAGTGCCGTGAGGGTGAAGCCCATGACGGCCATCTCGGACCTCGAGACCATCCACCGGGACGTCATCGACAGCGCCGCTGAGAAGCGGGCGGCCGTCGTCATCATGCCGTACCACAAGCTGCTCCAGCACGACGGCTCCTTCCACTCGCTCGGCTCCCAGTACCACGCCGTCAACAAGCGCGTGCTCCGGGGCGCGCCATGCTCCGTCGCCATCCTCGTCGACCGCGGGCTCGGCGGCCACTCCCAGGTCGCCGCCAAGAACGTGGAGTTCTCTGTGGCCATGCTCTTCTTCGGCGGGGCGGACGACCGTGAGGCGCTGGCGTACGCGACGCGCATGTCGGAGCACCCTGGCGTCGCTGTGACTGTGACACGCTTCCGGCCCAGCCGCCCATCGTCCGGCGACGCAGCCGACGAGGCGGCCATGGAGGCGTTCAAGGGCAAGGTCGAGGCCGTGAAGGACGGGTCGGCGATGTACGAGGACGTAGAGGCGTCGGCCAAGGAGGAGGTGCTCCAGGCGATCAACTCGCTGTCCAAGTCCAACATGTTCGTGGTGGGGAGGATGCCGCTGACGGAGCCGCTGGTGGAGAGGCCCGAGGAGCTGGGCCCCGTGGGGAGCTACCTGGCGTCGTCGGAGTTCAAGACATCGGCGTCCGTGCTGGTGATCAAGAGGTACGACCCGGCGACGAACCCGGCCAGCAAGAGGTTCGACCCCAAGGCGAGGCCGCCGGTGGCGACGGACGTGGAGGACGAGGAGATGGGCGGCGCCGGTGGCAGCGCGAGCGTGGTGCCCGTGCCGTGGACGCCGCAGAACGACCTCGCATGA